The following are encoded in a window of Acidimicrobiia bacterium genomic DNA:
- a CDS encoding gamma-glutamylcyclotransferase — MTGALAVVEVTVESPDPAPQATTTKPKAAMTLTFRNWVLIHSVNTSTDADCSRQPGTWSGSLQCSGRRDQTRRSKLSTLYFAYTALIAPERLESVTADAEFKFIAHLPETKLIFPLANGKWEGSLPSVRAEAGNTVWGAVFELANGALEAIDAAETAEGRIQTLDFKAVDREGRRHTVVTHAHATEVANDRRPSRDYMSLIVQGGRHWGLPTGWVAGLEEYVEEPLF; from the coding sequence GTGACGGGGGCCCTCGCCGTCGTCGAGGTGACCGTCGAATCGCCGGATCCGGCACCGCAGGCGACCACGACCAAACCGAAGGCGGCAATGACGCTGACGTTCCGAAACTGGGTCCTCATACACTCCGTCAACACGTCGACCGATGCAGATTGTTCCCGACAACCTGGAACCTGGTCGGGATCACTACAATGTTCCGGCCGAAGAGATCAGACGAGGAGGTCCAAACTGAGCACCCTGTACTTCGCGTATACGGCGCTCATTGCACCCGAGCGCCTGGAGTCCGTTACCGCGGACGCCGAGTTCAAGTTCATCGCCCACCTTCCCGAGACGAAGCTGATCTTTCCTCTCGCCAACGGGAAGTGGGAGGGATCTCTGCCCTCCGTGAGAGCCGAAGCAGGCAACACCGTTTGGGGCGCCGTGTTCGAGCTTGCCAACGGCGCACTCGAAGCAATTGACGCGGCTGAGACCGCAGAAGGCCGCATTCAGACCCTGGACTTCAAAGCCGTGGATCGGGAAGGTCGCCGTCATACGGTGGTAACTCATGCCCATGCCACCGAAGTTGCCAACGACCGCCGGCCCTCCCGGGACTACATGAGTTTGATCGTTCAAGGCGGGCGGCACTGGGGACTACCCACCGGGTGGGTGGCCGGTCTGGAAGAGTACGTCGAAGAACCCCTCTTCTAG